The Acidianus infernus genome window below encodes:
- a CDS encoding HoxN/HupN/NixA family nickel/cobalt transporter, producing MLDRLYIYLVRLDLLSKNLIKMLLFYIIELIITSTFFIWLFKISSEIGNILIHIKGISSSFFTLGILAYFFGLRHAVDADHLAAIDNSTRKLVQEGKPSLFTGLFFSLGHSTVVILLSIALMIATRIVESSIPQLENIGSIVGTLVSGFFLYIIGFLNLVVLFEIYELFKQARRGELDEAKLNDALLKRGFMNRYFKGLFKIVNNQYYLYPIGFLFGLGFDTASETALLAISAGTAGVFTKIPLWTLLVFPFLFAAGMSLVDTTDGFFMNGAYRWAFMGNPIRKVWYNLTMTSISIIVAYLVGSLELLGLIQSEFCLSGWFWNIIALINGDVWWGNVGILIISTFAITWIISIIIYKSRISKYEDQYKK from the coding sequence ATACTGGACAGGCTATACATATATTTGGTGAGGTTAGATTTGCTATCAAAAAATCTAATTAAAATGTTATTATTCTATATAATAGAATTAATAATAACATCGACATTCTTTATATGGTTGTTTAAGATATCGTCAGAGATAGGTAATATATTAATTCATATAAAAGGGATCTCTTCAAGCTTCTTTACGCTAGGCATCCTTGCATACTTTTTTGGGTTAAGACATGCAGTTGATGCAGATCATCTTGCAGCTATAGATAATTCGACTAGAAAACTTGTTCAAGAAGGTAAACCTTCATTGTTTACTGGATTATTCTTTTCTCTGGGGCATTCTACGGTGGTAATATTATTATCAATAGCTTTAATGATAGCAACCAGGATAGTAGAATCTAGCATTCCGCAATTAGAGAACATAGGTTCAATAGTTGGAACGTTAGTGAGCGGTTTCTTTCTTTACATTATTGGTTTTCTTAACTTAGTTGTTCTTTTTGAAATTTATGAGTTATTTAAGCAAGCTAGAAGAGGAGAACTTGATGAGGCTAAATTAAACGACGCGCTACTAAAGAGGGGATTTATGAATAGATATTTCAAGGGATTATTTAAGATAGTTAATAATCAATACTACTTATATCCTATAGGTTTCCTTTTCGGACTTGGTTTCGATACAGCTTCCGAAACTGCCCTTTTAGCAATAAGTGCCGGAACAGCTGGAGTATTTACTAAGATACCTTTATGGACTTTGTTAGTGTTTCCTTTCCTCTTTGCTGCAGGAATGAGTCTTGTAGATACGACTGACGGATTTTTCATGAATGGTGCGTATAGGTGGGCGTTTATGGGTAATCCTATAAGAAAAGTTTGGTATAACTTGACCATGACTAGCATTTCAATTATTGTGGCTTACCTCGTAGGTTCACTAGAGCTCTTGGGCTTAATTCAATCCGAGTTCTGTCTAAGTGGATGGTTCTGGAATATTATAGCATTAATAAATGGTGATGTGTGGTGGGGCAATGTGGGTATACTCATAATATCAACTTTTGCCATAACGTGGATAATATCAATTATAATATATAAGTCTAGAATTAGTAAGTACGAGGACCAGTACAAAAAGTAA